A region of the Chryseobacterium cucumeris genome:
CTCAGGATGTTGAAAGCAAAGAAAATGATTACCAATAAAGAAATTATGATCAAAGAAATTGCTATTGAGTGCGGTTATGAATATCTCCAGAACTTTACGCGGGCGTTTAAAAAGAAATTTGGGGTATCTCCGGAAAGTCTGAGAAATAATAAATAGAAAAACCGCTTAATTGCTTAAGCGGTCTATATATGTTGTTTTGCTTTGATATTACTTTTTCAGAATTCAGGTGAAAAAGCAATGACAATCAATTAATGATGATGTCCGTGATCGTGAAGGAAAGGTCCGTTTCCTTTAGGCTCGCTATAGATAACTTCTACACCTTCCTGCTCAGAAATAAGCTTTCTTCTGATATCTTCAGGATCGAAAGGCTTTACTTTTCCGAAATACTCTTTCAAACCTTCAGTTAGCCACATTGGGATTACTAATCCGAAGAACATAAAAATACACCAGAATCCTACTAGGAACATAGTAATGAAGAATATAGTCCAAAGGAACTGGTAGAACGGCCAAAATGCTGATAATATCGTTATCATTCTCTTAAAGATTTTAGGCAAAAATAGAACTTTTTTCCTTTTTACACAAAAGATCAGCGTTCTATTTTGTTATTTATTTTAATTTTAAACTAATTAGTGAGCAAGATTTGCAAAGAAATCATTGCCCTTATCATCGGAAATGATGAAGGCAGGGAAGTCTTTTACTTCAATTTTTCTTACTGCTTCCATTCCTAATTCCGGGAAGTCTACCACATCTACAGATACAATATTGTCTTTCGCAAGAATGGCAGCCGGCCCTCCGATAGATCCAAGATAGAAACCTCCGTATTTATGACATGCATTGGTAACATCCTTACTTCTGTTTCCTTTTGCCAGCATGATCATACTTCCACCATGGCTTTGGAATTCGTCTACATAAACGTCCATTCTTCCGGCAGTAGTAGGCCCGAAACTTCCTGAAGCCATTCCTTCCGGAGTTTTTGCAGGTCCAGCGTAATAGATCGGGTGATTTTTGAAATAGTCCGGCATTGGTTTACCGCTGTCGATAATTTCTTTGATTTTTGCGTGAGCAATATCTCTTGCAACGATTAATGTTCCGTTCAGTTTTAATCTTGTTTTGATCGGATATTTGGAAAGCTCTGCAAGAATTTCCGGCATTGGTTTGTTCAGATTAATCTCAACAGCTTCTTCCAGATGTGGAGGAGTATCAGGTAAGAATCTTTTCGGATCCTGTTCCAGCTGCTCCAGGAAAATTCCTTCTTTGGTAATTTTCCCTTTGATATTTCTGTCTGCAGAACAGGAAACTCCCATTCCTACCGGACAAGATGCCGCGTGTCTCGGAAGTCTGATCACTCTTACATCGTGAGTAAGGTATTTTCCTCCAAACTGAGCTCCGATGGCACTTTCCTGGCAGATTTTCTGAACTTTAGCTTCCCATTCAAGGTCTCTGAATGCCTGTCCGGCTTCATTTCCTTCTGTCGGAAGATGATCATAATATTTTGCTGAGGCTTTTTTAACGGCTGCAAGATTGGCTTCAGCTGAAGTT
Encoded here:
- a CDS encoding fumarate hydratase, encoding MDFRYQDPYPIQKDDTVYKKLTSDYVKVEKLGDREILTVDPKGLELLAEEAMADVSFMLRSSHLESLRRIIDDPEATDNDRFVAYNLLQNAAVAAEGALPSCQDTGTAIVMGKKGENVYTGVDDGEYLSKGIYNTYQKRNLRYSQVVPLTMFDEKNSGSNLPAQIDIYAKKGDYYEFLFLTKGGGSANKTFLYQKTKSLLNEKSLEEFIKEKISDLGTAACPPYHLALVIGGTSAEANLAAVKKASAKYYDHLPTEGNEAGQAFRDLEWEAKVQKICQESAIGAQFGGKYLTHDVRVIRLPRHAASCPVGMGVSCSADRNIKGKITKEGIFLEQLEQDPKRFLPDTPPHLEEAVEINLNKPMPEILAELSKYPIKTRLKLNGTLIVARDIAHAKIKEIIDSGKPMPDYFKNHPIYYAGPAKTPEGMASGSFGPTTAGRMDVYVDEFQSHGGSMIMLAKGNRSKDVTNACHKYGGFYLGSIGGPAAILAKDNIVSVDVVDFPELGMEAVRKIEVKDFPAFIISDDKGNDFFANLAH